The stretch of DNA CGGATAGAAACGCACCCTTCAGCAAATTCCTTTTCACCTACGATAACTGCCTTTTTAGCATTTATCGAAGAAGCATATTTGAAGTTCTTTGAAAGACTGCGACCAATCAAGTCTAATTCTGTAGGTATGTTAGACAGTCTTAAGTCTGCAGCAATTTTGTAACATTCATCTTTCATAGTGTCGGACACAGGGATTACATATGCCGAAATTTCATATTTTGGAGTTTCAAATCCTTCACGCTCCAGTGCGAGAAGCGTCCTGTCAAACCCAATGCCAAAACCTGTGGAGAATGTTTTTTCTCCGCCGAACAATTCTGTAAGAGAATAAGAGCCTCCTCCACAGATCTGTTTCTCAGCACCTAAAACCGGTGCGTCCATTTCAAACACTAATCCTGTGTAATAATCCAGACCTCTTACAACTCCAAGATCGATCTCTACATTGTCAAACCCATAGTAATTGAGTATCTGGAATACTTTTGATAAATGTTCTCTTGCATCCCCTTTGATTTTTTCTAAAACATCAATGGAACCTACAGTCTCAGTTACATCAATGATTGTAGAGATCGAATCTTTAGATAACCCGGCTGCTTCCATACGTTGAGATGCTTCTTCATACTCTTTTTTATCAAGTTTCTGAAGTATGAGGGGAATATTTTCCGCACTGGCTCCAGAAGAAGATAGCATTTCTCTCAGAACTCCGATGTGTCCGATTCTTATTCTATAATCCTTCAATCCAATGTGTTTCATAATGGAAGCTGCCAGAGATATCACTTCAGCATCAGACTGCGGTCCGGCTGATCCGATCATTTCTGCGCCGAACTGGAAGAACTCCCTATAACGTCCAGATTGCGGTCTTTCATACCTAAAGCACTGTCCAAAGTAAAACATCTTCAATGGTCTTGGTTCTGAAGAGAGCTCATTTACAAAAAATCTCATTGCCGGAGCAGTAAGCTCAGGGCGGAGTGCTATTTCTCTCCCGCCTTTGTCTGTAAATGCATAAATTTCATCGATCACGTTGGGGCCAGATTTTAAAGTG from Candidatus Methanomassiliicoccus intestinalis Issoire-Mx1 encodes:
- the hisS gene encoding histidine--tRNA ligase; the protein is MIQKPRGTRDFRSDEMEKRRYLEKLMREEAALFGFREIATPIFENTELFTLKSGPNVIDEIYAFTDKGGREIALRPELTAPAMRFFVNELSSEPRPLKMFYFGQCFRYERPQSGRYREFFQFGAEMIGSAGPQSDAEVISLAASIMKHIGLKDYRIRIGHIGVLREMLSSSGASAENIPLILQKLDKKEYEEASQRMEAAGLSKDSISTIIDVTETVGSIDVLEKIKGDAREHLSKVFQILNYYGFDNVEIDLGVVRGLDYYTGLVFEMDAPVLGAEKQICGGGSYSLTELFGGEKTFSTGFGIGFDRTLLALEREGFETPKYEISAYVIPVSDTMKDECYKIAADLRLSNIPTELDLIGRSLSKNFKYASSINAKKAVIVGEKEFAEGCVSIRDMLSGEQKVVKIAEILQEF